The Pseudomonas sp. SCA2728.1_7 DNA segment CTAGCCGCCAAGGTCCCGGTTCCGCGTTCGTTGCTCGGGCGGATGTTGCTGCTGACGTTGCTGGCGGTGCTGTTCGCGCAAACATTGTCGAGCGTGATCTGGGTCTCGCAACTGCGCGCCACCCAGCTCGAAGGCTTGGTCACCAGCGCCCGCAGCCTTGCCCATTCGATGACCGCCAGCGTCAGTTACTTCCGCTCGCTGCCGGTGGCTTATCGGCCGCTGGTGCTCGATCAGTTGCGCAGTATGGGCGGCACCCGCTTCGTCGTGACCCTCAACGACAAACCTTTGGGCATGGATGTGCTGCCGGTCACGCCGCGTAAAGCGGCGGTGATGAAAGCGGTCGACGAAGTGTTGCGCCAGACCCTCGGCAATGACACGGATATTTCGGTGACCTTTGTCAGCCCCGAGGACCTGCGGATTTTCAACGCAGGGCTGAAACTCGATGAGTTGCCGCGTTCATGGGCGCATTACGCGCTGACCCTGGAACCGGTGAATCCACCCGTGCTGGTCACGCAGATTCAAATGGCGCCGGGCGAATGGCTGTACATCGCCTCACTGTTGCCCGAGCCGTACACCAGTCTTGAAGAACAAGGCCTGCCCTCGCAGCAGGTGTGGTTCATCGTCCTCACCAGCGGATTCTTGCTTTTGTTCATCGGCCTGCTGGTGCACTGGCAGAGCCGGCCGCTCAAGCGTCTGGCACGTGCTGCACGGGATCTGTCACTGGGCGCCGACGTCGAACCGGTGGCCGAGGGCGGTGGCAGTGAAGTGGTGGAAGTGGGCCGCGCCTTCAACACCATGCGCGAGCGTATCAGTCGCTACCTGACCGAGCGTAGCCAGTTGTTCAGCGCGATTTCCCATGACCTGCGTACGCCAATCACGCGTTTGCGTCTGCGCGTCGAATTGCTTGAAGACGAGAAGCTGCAGGCCAAATTCGGTCGCGATCTGGATGAGCTGGAGTTGTTGGTCAAAGGTGCGCTGCAATGCGTGAAAGACACTGACATCCACGAGAACATCGAACCGGTGGATCTCAATCACGTGCTTGATTGTCTGGTCGAGCCCTATCTGGCACCGAATGGTAATGGTCGCGTGA contains these protein-coding regions:
- a CDS encoding ATP-binding protein; translation: MVTDSLRKLAAKVPVPRSLLGRMLLLTLLAVLFAQTLSSVIWVSQLRATQLEGLVTSARSLAHSMTASVSYFRSLPVAYRPLVLDQLRSMGGTRFVVTLNDKPLGMDVLPVTPRKAAVMKAVDEVLRQTLGNDTDISVTFVSPEDLRIFNAGLKLDELPRSWAHYALTLEPVNPPVLVTQIQMAPGEWLYIASLLPEPYTSLEEQGLPSQQVWFIVLTSGFLLLFIGLLVHWQSRPLKRLARAARDLSLGADVEPVAEGGGSEVVEVGRAFNTMRERISRYLTERSQLFSAISHDLRTPITRLRLRVELLEDEKLQAKFGRDLDELELLVKGALQCVKDTDIHENIEPVDLNHVLDCLVEPYLAPNGNGRVTQHGRALAAYPGKPLALKRCIGNLIDNALKYGQNAHLHIDDDDSAFVLHVDDEGPGVPEQRLEQVFEPHFRLAGQQQGYGLGLGIARNIAHSHGGEVTLQNLREGGLRVTLQLPRSAD